A stretch of Ascochyta rabiei chromosome 6, complete sequence DNA encodes these proteins:
- a CDS encoding DNA repair protein rad2 encodes MLIIGVLKGERTSRQVLPRLDDLSLRHRRALSSPPARPTFPRHVHFDGIYPKSATMGVTGLWTVLQPCARPIKIETLNKRRIAVDASIWIYQFLKAVRDKEGNALRNSHIVGFFRRVCKLLFIGIKPVFVFDGGAPALKRQTISHRKSRREGKRDDAVRTAGKLLAIQMQKAAEEEERKRKEAGRRPREEQEEELPENLVYAEEILQTQQERTENRKFKKKDQYHLPDLGVPMSELGGDDPRIMSLEELEDYARQFDRGEDINVYDFSKIDFDGIFFQSLPPADRYNILNAARLRSRLRMGYSKDQLDAMFPDRMAFSRFQIERVRERSDLTQRLMNLNGMNDDTTFGTNRIAGDKNREYVLVKNDGVEGGWALGVVTNKDEGKAHKPIDVDLPSRAAKVEEDWESEDEFEDVPIEGLNRLPKAKPGPSRETVEGREFISNELRRRRQTFYKSRKSRPTQAQPKRAVPVREDPDSLFLAEDNEEEQWENVPTNGENDLFEATGDNAEEEQLQQAIALSMQQNNEKEAEDEVDERPALEEHQQQRALETNPFKAAKGYRGSAIGRLANQRANKLAPKGPFEGSDSEEDEMDLQAALAESRQSKRPTKPQRLPVPPRAPASAVETDEQPESINTHGFDGPLPFEKLNLGTSLLGKKKMEKIQQDTAGGFEKDTEEKKESVPLPPWFKGERDIAQELDEYRDEEKREWEKDRKDEKEQFQFQQLPRLRKQEAREVIDLDADPSQSQKEKQIIAMDSDEEDDAEMEDVSTSYGQADNPTEDDQVRMSDMADTVRAEPPKLLADDQRAPPIQDPKLVKKMPFADDSDEDPVDWSESEPEDGKRAPSQRVQYKTAQKVSSPSKSPSPEFEDVPMNTDLTPASAPAEIAQKSTSPEFEDVPMHTEPADAPKSPSPDFEDVPIAAPARRPRREPSPAFLQSPDDLEIPVVPHGGLADDNAPLDLPGNDSDQYSDPEDEELFASLAAEAEEHNRFAQEINNAASHVDFETELKQLRAQQKKDRRDADEVTQTMISECQHLLSLFGLPYITAPMEAEAQCAELVTLGLVDGIVTDDSDTFLFGGTRVYKNMFNAAKFVECYLANDLTSEFSLTREKLIAIAQLLGSDYTTGIPGIGPVTALEIISEFPNLEDFKDWWTGVQNNTIPKEVDASNVFRRRFRKSQATKLFLPPGFPDPRVADAYLNPEVDSDPQPFQWGVPDLAALRSFLSAQIGWSSERTDEVLVPVIKDMNRREKEGTQANITRFFEGNVGAGAFAPRVRGNTTGSGPSGKKKGKAAAGKRLGAALTRLAEREGARGGIDEEDDDDKDTADVPTTGASTEPTETVAAKRSKRKAPISLAALDDEHREEDNDDDEDAAYQEPKKKKAKRTRKAKA; translated from the coding sequence ATGTTGATTATTGGGGTGTTGAAGGGCGAACGAACGTCTCGTCAGGTGCTTCCGCGTTTGGATGATTTGTCATTACGTCATCGACGCGCTCTCTCATCGCCGCCTGCTCGACCTACATTCCCTCGACACGTCCATTTCGATGGAATTTATCCCAAGAGCGCCACTATGGGTGTCACCGGCCTCTGGACTGTTCTACAGCCCTGCGCGCGGCCCATCAAGATCGAGACGCTGAATAAGAGGCGCATTGCTGTCGATGCCTCAATCTGGATCTACCAATTCCTCAAAGCTGTACGCGACAAAGAGGGCAACGCGTTGCGCAACAGCCATATCGTCGGTTTCTTCCGCCGAGTATGCAAGCTACTTTTCATTGGCATCAAGCCTGTCTTTGTGTTCGACGGCGGCGCACCGGCGCTCAAACGACAAACCATCAGCCACCGCAAGTCACGTCGTGAAGGTAAACGAGACGATGCAGTTCGGACTGCGGGGAAGCTGTTGGCAATACAGATGCAGAAGGCTgctgaggaggaggagcgcAAGAGGAAAGAGGCAGGCAGGCGCCCGagagaagagcaggaagaggaACTACCGGAGAACCTGGTGTATGCGGAGGAGATCTTGCAGACACAACAGGAGCGGACAGAGAACCGGAAGTTCAAAAAGAAGGACCAGTACCATCTGCCTGATCTAGGCGTGCCTATGTCGGAGCTAGGTGGTGATGATCCCCGGATAATGTCGCTCGAGGAGCTAGAAGACTACGCAAGGCAATTCGACAGAGGCGAAGATATCAACGTCTACGACTTCTCCAAGATCGACTTCGACGGCATCTTTTTCCAGAGTTTACCACCTGCAGACCGATACAACATCTTGAACGCAGCCAGACTGAGAAGTAGGCTGAGGATGGGCTATTCCAAAGATCAGCTCGACGCCATGTTTCCTGACCGAATGGCCTTCTCGCGCTTTCAGATTGAGCGCGTACGCGAGCGTAGCGACCTTACTCAACGGCTCATGAATCTTAATGGCATGAACGATGACACGACCTTCGGCACCAACCGTATCGCAGGAGATAAGAACAGAGAATATGTGTTGGTTAAGAATGATGGAGTTGAAGGAGGATGGGCACTCGGTGTTGTTACGAACAAGGATGAGGGCAAAGCACACAAGCCGATCGATGTTGACCTGCCGTCACGGGCTGCaaaggttgaggaagacTGGGAGAGCGAGGACGAGTTTGAGGATGTTCCTATAGAAGGCCTGAATCGACTACCCAAAGCTAAGCCTGGCCCCAGCCGTGAGACTGTCGAGGGTCGCGAATTCATCTCGAATGAATTGAGGAGGCGGCGCCAGACCTTCTACAAGTCAAGAAAGAGCAGACCGACCCAGGCCCAACCCAAAAGGGCTGTCCCCGTTAGAGAGGATCCCGACTCATTGTTTTTGGCCGAGGACAACGAAGAGGAGCAATGGGAGAATGTGCCGACCAACGGCGAAAATGATTTGTTCGAAGCAACTGGTGACaacgcagaagaagagcaactGCAACAAGCCATCGCCCTCTCAATGCAACAGAACAACGAAAAGGAAGCAGAAGATGAGGTCGATGAGCGCCCGGCTCTTGAAGAACATCAACAACAGCGCGCTTTAGAGACAAATCCTTTCAAGGCTGCTAAAGGGTACAGAGGATCGGCAATTGGTCGGCTAGCAAACCAGCGTGCCAACAAGCTTGCGCCCAAAGGACCGTTCGAGGGTAGCGACAGCGAAGAGGATGAAATGGACTTGCAAGCAGCTTTGGCTGAATCACGACAGTCCAAGAGGCCCACCAAGCCGCAGAGATTACCGGTCCCACCTAGAGCGCCTGCATCTGCAGTCGAGACAGATGAACAGCCCGAATCCATCAACACACATGGCTTTGACGGACCACTACCATTTGAGAAGCTCAATCTTGGCACCTCGCTTCTcggcaagaagaagatggAAAAGATTCAACAGGATACTGCAGGTGGTTTCGAGAAGGACActgaagagaagaaggagtcTGTGCCATTGCCGCCGTGGTTCAAGGGTGAACGTGATATCGCTCAAGAGCTTGATGAATACCGTGACGAAGAAAAGCGAGAGTGGGAAAAGGATCGCAAGGATGAAAAAGAGCAGTTCCAATTCCAGCAACTGCCCCGTCTACGAAAGCAAGAAGCGAGAGAAGTCATTGATTTGGACGCCGATCCTAGTCAGAGCCAGAAGGAGAAGCAGATCATTGCTATGGACTCGGACGAAGAAGATGACGCCGAGATGGAGGATGTATCAACCAGCTATGGTCAGGCAGATAACCCAACAGAAGACGATCAAGTAAGAATGAGTGACATGGCGGACACGGTCCGAGCAGAACCGCCAAAGCTGCTTGCGGACGACCAAAGAGCACCTCCCATACAAGACCCTAAGCTGGTCAAGAAAATGCCATTTGCAGATGACTCCGACGAGGATCCGGTCGACTGGTCGGAAAGCGAGCCTGAAGATGGAAAACGTGCCCCTTCTCAGAGAGTGCAGTACAAGACAGCACAGAAGGTCTCTTCACCATCCAAATCCCCATCGCCAGAGTTTGAGGACGTCCCTATGAATACCGACTTGACACCTGCCTCAGCACCAGCTGAAATAGCTCAGAAGTCAACGTCCCCTGAATTTGAGGACGTGCCTATGCACACTGAGCCAGCAGACGCTCCGAAGTCACCATCACCAGATTTTGAGGATGTCCCAATTGCTGCACCTGCGCGCAGGCCTCGTCGTGAGCCATCTCCTGCCTTTCTCCAAAGCCCTGACGATCTTGAGATCCCTGTCGTTCCGCATGGCGGGCTTGCAGATGATAACGCGCCTCTCGACCTACCTGGCAACGACTCTGATCAATATTCAGACCCCGAAGACGAAGAGCTGTTCGCATCCCTAGCAGCTGAAGCTGAAGAGCACAACCGTTTTGCCCAAGAAATCAACAATGCCGCATCTCATGTCGATTTCGAGACTGAGCTCAAGCAGCTCCGCGCCCAACAGAAAAAAGACCGTCGCGACGCTGACGAAGTAACGCAAACCATGATCTCCGAGTGCCAACATCTCCTCTCCCTCTTCGGCCTCCCCTACATCACTGCCCCCATGGAAGCTGAGGCGCAATGTGCCGAGCTCGTCACCCTCGGCCTTGTAGACGGTATTGTAACTGACGATTCCGACACTTTCCTTTTTGGTGGCACACGTGTCTACAAAAACATGTTCAACGCTGCCAAGTTCGTTGAATGCTATCTTGCCAACGATCTAACGTCGGAATTCAGCCTAACCCGCGAGAAGCTCATTGCGATCGCGCAGCTCCTCGGCTCCGACTACACAACCGGCATTCCAGGTATTGGACCTGTTACCGCGCTCGAAATCATATCCGAATTTCCAAACCTGGAGGACTTCAAGGACTGGTGGACCGGTGTGCAGAACAATACTATCCCCAAGGAAGTAGACGCTTCGAATGTCTTCCGCCGCCGGTTCCGCAAGAGCCAGGCAACCAAGCTCTTCTTACCTCCGGGCTTCCCTGATCCCCGTGTCGCTGATGCATACCTCAACCCGGAAGTTGATTCTGATCCACAGCCATTCCAATGGGGTGTGCCCGATCTTGCTGCCTTACGCTCCTTCCTCAGCGCTCAGATTGGCTGGAGCAGTGAGCGCACGGACGAAGTCCTCGTACCCGTCATCAAAGACATGAACCGCCGCGAGAAAGAGGGCACACAGGCCAACATCACAAGATTCTTCGAAGGCAACGTTGGGGCCGGCGCATTCGCGCCGAGAGTCAGGGGCAATACAACCGGCAGCGGGCCGAGCGGGAAGAAGAAAGGCAAAGCAGCTGCAGGCAAAAGACTAGGCGCTGCGCTGACGCGGCTGGCCGAGCGAGAGGGTGCAAGGGGCGGCATAGACGAAGAAGATGATGATGATAAAGACACGGCAGACGTGCCTACCACCGGAGCCAGTACCGAGCCAACAGAGACCGTTGCAGCGAAGCGCTCGAAGCGGAAAGCTCCCATCTCACTAGCTGCTCTTGACGACGAGCACCGGGAGGAGGACAATgatgacgacgaagacgcAGCGTATCAAGAaccgaagaagaagaaagcaAAGAGGACGCGCAAGGCCAAGGCCTAA